In Kogia breviceps isolate mKogBre1 chromosome 7, mKogBre1 haplotype 1, whole genome shotgun sequence, a single window of DNA contains:
- the LOC136794557 gene encoding LOW QUALITY PROTEIN: zinc finger protein 585A-like (The sequence of the model RefSeq protein was modified relative to this genomic sequence to represent the inferred CDS: inserted 3 bases in 2 codons; substituted 2 bases at 2 genomic stop codons): MQPRVLRTRPGIRTTSLSPLRPQDPMVEALRDPPQGGVTFPDVAVRFSWREWRLLNEAQRGLYLSVMLDSYALISLLGCCCGAEGEETPCKETVPVGVSQPGSPKATPFSQKTHXCEMCGPVLRDIFQLAKHQGTQHSHKLLRCGACATKFYMPLNSIVHRASFFRNHRFQVSQKPLTSRKIQASVGHLQQQATHTVEKPSKITQCGSTSQGRKNHQTWGECKKALSPTHTFVQDQCVYTERQCFVCSKWGKTFRYKSAFVMHLRFHTRERLHVFSRSDKSFRQSSTISQHRKTYTGSGQDKCSKCGKSLTHKCVLIYPQRLHSGENSSVCSDCAKSFSHSSVFIRHKRVFSGERFYKHSDCVKSFTCRSALIYHQRSHTGERPYECSECGKSFTTNHILCCHQRSHTGERPYKCSECGKSFTSTNAFQYHQRVHSGERSYECSECGKSFMSRSAFISHHRYHTGERPYECSECEKSFISRSALRYHQKSHTGERPYECNECGRSFITNSNFHYHQRVHTGERSYECHECGKSFTSSSNLHYHQSTHTRERAYECSECGKFFITPALLRYHQRIHSSEXPYTCSECGKSFTSKSNFCYNQGVHCGERACIRCSKCRKSFTSITALHYHQGVHSGERPHVCSDCGKSFMSRSALRYHQRSHTGERPYKCSECGKTFKNSSNLCYHQRVHTGERSYECSECGKSFTSVNDLCNHYRFHSGEKPCKCSKCGKSFILRNSVIQHQRVHTGKNLYGCSECGKYFKRKCRLIEHQSIHTGERPYKFTECGKSFITNYLFRVHQRNHTGEKPYECSECGKSFTTSSTLCYHRRIHTGERPYKCTKCGKSFATNCLRVHLRNHTGEKAYERNECGKSFTSNSSLHYHQRAHTGERPYKCTEYGKSFTCSXLYYHQRDHSGERPFKFSECGKSFINTSKLHCHERGHTGESPXKCSKCGKSFMSKSF; the protein is encoded by the exons ATGCAGCCCAGGGTGCTGCGCACCAGACCCGGGATAAGGACCACCTCTCTCAGCCCTCTGAGACCACAGGATCCGATGGTGGAGGCGCTGAGGGACCCACCTCAGGGTGGTGTGACCTTTCCGGATGTTGCTGTGCGCTTCTCCTGGAGGGAGTGGAGGCTTCttaatgaggctcagagaggcctgtACCTCAGTGTGATGCTGGACAGCTATGCACTTATATCCTTGCTGGGTTGCTGCTGTGGAGCAGAAGGTGAGGAGACACCCTGTAAAGAAACTGTTCCTGTAGGAGTGTCACAGCCTGGGTCTCCTAAGGCAACTCCATTTTCCCAGAAGACAC CCTGTGAGATGTGTGGTCCAGTCTTAAGAGACATTTTCCAGTTGGCCAAGCATCAGGGAACACAACACAGCCATAAACTGTTGAGATGTGGGGCATGTGCAACAAAATTTTATATGCCTTTGAATAGCATTGTACACAGGGCTTCATTTTTCAGGAACCACAGATTCCAAGTGTCACAGAAGCCTCTTACTTCTAGGAAAATCCAGGCCAGTGTGGGACATCTGCAGCAACAGGCCACTCATACTGTGGAGAAGCCAAGCAAAATCACTCAGTGTGGGTCAACTTCACAAGGCAGGAAAAATCATCAAACCTGGGGAGAGTGCAAGAAAGCCCTCAGCCCCACACACACATTTGTTCAGGACCAGTGTGTCTACACTGAAAGACAGTGTTTTGTGTGCAGTAAATGGGGGAAAACATTCAGGTACAAATCCGCATTTGTTATGCACCTGAGATTCCACACTAGAGAAAGACTTCATGTGTTTAGCAGAAGTGACAAATCCTTTAGACAAAGCTCAACCATCAGTCAACATCGAAAAACTTATACTGGTTCAGGACAGGACAAGTGTAGCAAATGTGGGAAATCCTTAACTCACAAGTGTGTCCTCATTTATCCCCAGAGATTGCACAGTGGAGAAAACAGTTCTGTTTGCAGTgactgtgcaaaatctttttccCATAGCTCTGTGTTCATTCGACATAAGAGAGTTTTTTCTGGAGAAAGGTTTTATAAGCATAGTGACTGTGTGAAATCTTTTACCTGTAGGTCTGCCCTCATTTATCATCAGAGATCTCAcacaggagaaaggccttatgagtgcagtgaatgtgggaagtcCTTTACCACTAACCACATTCTCTGTTGTCATCAGAGATCTCAcacaggagaaaggccttatAAATGCAGTGAGTGTGGGAAGTCTTTTACCTCTACCAATGCTTTCCAATATCATCAGAGAGTTCATTCTGGAGAAAGGtcttatgagtgcagtgaatgtgggaaatcttttatGTCTAGGTCTGCATTCATTTCTCATCATAGATATCAcacaggagaaaggccttatgagtgcagtgaatgtgagAAATCTTTTATCTCTAGGTCTGCCCTCAGATATCATCAGAAATCTCACACAGGAGAAAGACCTTATGAGTGCAACGAATGTGGGAGATCTTTTATCACTAACTCTAACTTCCATTATCATCAaagagttcacactggagaaaggtCTTATGAGTGCCatgaatgtgggaaatcttttacCAGTAGCTCTAACCTCCATTATCATCAAAGCACTCACACTAGAGAAAGGgcttatgagtgcagtgaatgtgggaaatttTTTATTACTCCTGCTCTTCTTCGTTACCATCAGAGAATTCATTCTAGTGAATAACCCTATacgtgcagtgaatgtgggaaatcttttacCTCTAAATCCAACTTTTGTTATAATCAGGGAGTTCATTGTGGAGAAAGGGCTTGTATAAGGTGCAGCAAATGCAGGAAATCCTTTACCAGTATCACTGCCCTCCATTATCATCAGGGAGTTCATTCTGGAGAGAGGCCTCATGTGTGCAGTGACTGTGGGAAATCCTTTATGTCTAGGTCTGCCCTCAGATATCATCAGAGATCACAcacaggagaaaggccttataagtgcagtgaatgtgggaagacttttaaaaatagctccaACCTCTGTTATCATCAGAGAGTTCACACAGGAGAAAGGtcttatgagtgcagtgaatgtgggaaatcctttACTTCTGTCAATGATCTGTGTAATCATTATAGATTTCATTCTGGAGAAAAACCTTGTAAGTGTAGCAAATGTGGGAAATCCTTTATCCTTAGGAATAGCGTCATTCAACACCAGAGAGTTCACACAGGAAAAAATCTTTATGGATGTAGTGAGtgtgggaaatattttaaaagaaagtgtagGCTTATTGAACACCAGAGTAttcacacaggagaaaggccTTACAAATTCActgaatgtgggaaatcttttatTACTAATTACCTCTTCCGTGTTCATCAGAGAAatcacactggagagaagccttatgagtgcagtgaatgtgggaaatcttttacCACTAGCTCCACCCTCTGTTATCATCgtagaattcatactggagaaaggccttacaAATGCACCAAATGTGGGAAATCTTTTGCCACTAATTGCCTCCGTGTACATCTGAGAAATCACACTGGAGAGAAGGCTTATGAGCgcaatgaatgtgggaaatcttttacCAGCAACTCTAGCCTTCATTATCATCAGAGGGctcacactggagaaaggccttataaGTGCACTGAATATGGTAAATCTTTTACTTGTAG TCTCTATTATCATCAGAGAGATCACAGTGGAGAAAGGCCTTTTAAGttcagtgaatgtgggaaatcttttatTAACACCTCCAAACTGCATTGTCATGAGAGAGGTcacactggagaaagcccttaAAAGTGCTCTaaatgtgggaaatcttttatGAGCAAATCCTTCTGA